Genomic window (Helianthus annuus cultivar XRQ/B chromosome 3, HanXRQr2.0-SUNRISE, whole genome shotgun sequence):
accacttggctgctcacggctcccgattccgtccagggttggtcgggggtcgtgacacatCCGAACACCGCCTGTCGCCACCGACTTAAATATCGCCTTTCCACTATAAATACTAGCCAAGAACAGCTCGTCGTTCGAACGGATTTCAACCGGAGAGATGGACCGATTAATGGGTCAGACATGAATCTTCATCAAGAACAGCTCGTCGTCCGAATGGGCAGGACCCATCCGGCCGAatgaactggttttggtattttccgtagtttgacacgtcgtcacgccgtctccgttaaCTTAAAACTttttacttagaaaattttacaaaaaatTTAACCACAGATCATCCGCCCGAAAGGCCATcctccggatgaccatccgaccggatgacttgACCTTGATAGTTTCCATTGTTTAAATGCTTTTAAATGAACTTCGAATTTTAACGGTTCAGAAACACCCACACAcgattcgaatggccatccgcccGGATGACCATCCATCCGAATGACCATCCccccggatgaccatccgttcggatgggACCTATCCGTTCGGATAGACTGTTGAACACTTTTACCCACTAGATACTCTGTTCATAATCGTTCAGCCATGAGGAAGACTTATGCTTATGTTTCCGTGCACAGGCTGACccgacgcgctcccttcaatctaaTCCAGCTTGTGTTTACTTTCTAAAcacacactgtgagtatactcgaacaccCATTTTCATTTAATGCACTTTTgcgtgttacatacgttctctatcaaaacacaacacataACGCAAATACTttataaacgctaaccgctcccgcatgctatacgtgattggatgaatgcttgttactatgcttatacagtgttacactagaccgcctctagcaacaatagtactatagtttggactcagcacctttgtgacaggggttgctagggatcacattactttacttcacgtgttcgcttcggtgaacatgtgtcacgcatactctacaacgcagtctTGTGGTTAGGTTGCATCATCGTTGATAGTTACatgcttcgcccgttacgtgttacatgttggttatgcgtaaacgcctTTTATACTATTagctatgcaaacttgtgtactcacctttactttatgtattgacttttattttaacgtatgtggcaggttgATGGAATGTTATGCTGAAATCAAGATAGgcagtctagaaactcatctaataaaaatctaggttgtcggacaTGTTTTGTTTAAGAGATGTGACTCTGTGATAACTGTTTATGGAATGTTTGTTTATTGGTATGGGACAATGAACCTTTTAAATATTGCcatttaatagttgttatggattctcttgagcaatctggttcgcctagtgctgcgcctcgatgtttccgccatcggttggggtttgacagattggtattagagccataactatagggaattaggtcgaTTCGTGTAGagttgacctagtctatagtctaagtaccagcAGACCAGCTTCGTGCGAACCCAGTAGGGGTTCCGTACGAGCCTACTTTTGATACTCTCGTTCAAACTCGCGAAAACTACATCTTCGTGCGAACACACATACTATAGCTTCGAACGAAAGAGCCTTACCTATGGCGAAATactacatgcctttcctaaggctaacgcAATACACACGTTTTTCGTAAACGCTCGCATAACATAACCGAGTGATTggatcgagattaggtgtgaaaaccaagaactcctGATAAGATCACTCACTCTACGCGTATGTTTACTCTCAGCACGAGAATCTtcattgagctaggagtgacatccatatctcGACGAAATTCTCCATCTCAATCTCGTGGTTTTGCCACACCAAAAGGAacaaagttgttaagttaggggtgaaacccgcaccttgatGACCGGTTCCACTCCCTACTTGGATTTTacaaaaactctcaccaaagtctcgactgtTCCACTGACTCGAGTCACGTAGTAACTAGAAGGATGAGTGCCGTTCACCGTTTTTCGGtgagagcacagtctattaggccaaagtgTGTACTCGAACTCGTTcggaatagtcgaatcactttgggtagtcgacgtctaacACCCAGGACACTCTATCTGATTTCTAGCCTGCAACCTCTGATTTCACGCAttatcgattttatgtgtttatatgtttcgATTTTGGAGATTTTACGCTTTGTTGCTTTCGCTCTCCGCTTTACTAAATGCGCATAACTCGTACAACTTTCGTAATCTAAAACACTAACTAATCGCAAACCAAACTAAGAACTCTCGCACGCTACACTACTCGTTACGCTACTTGCTACCGCTCGCAATTCTCGATCGCGTTACGCGCATTTGAAGGATAGGTGAATACGTGAaaaatatgtaggtgaatacgtgcaaaatatataggtgaatacgtgcaaaatatgtaaATTATGTGCTCATACGTGCTTATATGCTTGTGTGTATACGTGGCTATGTGGTTTATGTGCCTATGTGACTATGTGTGTTATGTGcctacgtgttcctgagctttacaTAGTAATAGCAGTAAATGGGTTGTAAAACGCTAAAAATTTTCAAACCAAAGACCCGATATAATCGAATCTCGTCTAATTCATATGACGACGTCTGTTGCAGAATCTGCAAtcgacaatgtcgtcatttggatcgcaTACTCAACAAGCTGCCTGACGAAACCACGTTGACATATGTATTACTTCACTTGTGGCTAAGGAAATGGCTAAAGTCATACCTCAGATTGTCAGTGAAATCAATGAGGTCAGCAGCAAATCTTCTGTCGAGTCAAAGAGCGACGCGCCTCGAACTCCTTTCAGCTTCAGACAATTCAAGGCCTGCGGTCCTGCAAACTTCACTGGTGAAGATGGACCCAGTGCTATGTTCCAGTGGTTTGACTCTATCGAAGTCACCTTCATGTAAAGCGAATGCCCAAAAAATCTCTGCACTGTGAATGCTACTGGAGTCTTCCAATCCAGGGCGCTTGGTGGACTGCTGAGCGCAACATGCGCGgtaatgatgcagcttatggccTCTCATGGAAGGAACTTAGGgagcttatgatgaaggagttctgtcctcctcatgaagTCCAGAAACTAGAGAATGAATTCTGGCACATCAAGTAGGAAGGAggtgacaacgctggtctcaccgctcgTTTCAAGTAGCTGAGTATTATCTGTCCTAGTCAGGTGGCCACACCTGATatgacaatcaagaagtacattcgagctctccCCGACTATGTAGCTGATTTTGTTCAGGCAGCAAAACCTGCTACAATCGAGGAAACCTATCAACTCGcagctgagatcaacgacaagcgagtcttGGCTGGGTATTTCAAAACCTCGACCAAGAGTCTCAATCAAGCAACCGCAACACCCAGCACCGACAATCCAGTATCCCAAGGTTCAAAGCCTTCACGCCAGAGTCGTAAgcgaaagaacaacaacaacaacaacaactatgCTCCTACCGCTGCTCCACTCAATACGGTCCCTGTACAGCCCAACAACCAGAACCGTCAAGCTACTTTTACCAACGCACCGCCTGCTGAGCGTATGTACACTAGTATCCACCCTCTATGCCCAACTTGCACCTatcatgtaggatcgttttcagacccgaacgagtcgatcagaagagcttatctcagtttcagaggcggaaactaagaaattgagttcaattcagcaagcaatacactttaaactgtcgattgATTGATAAAATTGACTTGTACAGCGactcgacacttcggcagcacttcgttgcaaaccggaaaCAACTAACTACTGATTTCGCTTggaacacccctatttatagggcTCTGATTCCAGTTGAAAATGCCATgagcatttcaagcggaataacatcaCAACATTTCAAACGAAATCTACACCTAAccttcgagcggaattagaaacaaatgtgatttcgcttgaacatggcctaatgccatttcaagcggaatcagctctaAATCACTATTTCTCGATTCTAATGCCCTGATCTAGCATGTTCTatacaagactcaatacaagacatagACGACAGACgggtgcaccaacaaactccccctcggatgttgacggagtcttcagtgtcgagtcttcgcatcttcagtctttatcagccttTGGGCTTCTTTTTCTTGAAGTATTTGacgctgtaagcatcctcaatctctatcttctctttctctttcatCACCAACAAACTTTCTCCCTCGGATGTTGATGTCTTCTCTATTCATCAGCTCCAACATACACTTTcaaattttgaatctttaaattcATTAGCAGCAACAATCTCAGGATCAGAACCTGACTCTTTgacattcagactccccctctcaattagctgggatcgcagtctggctttcacatGTTCAGCATCCATTCCAAGATTGTGACCTGGCTCTcctccagctcaggttatctgcacaatctctacctcaaacataagttttatgatattaACTTTTAACTCACTCAGACATCACTTGTAGAAATCATAAAATGATCTAACATTTAGTCTCCGATGAACCACTTGCAGGAATATCATTTTCAaaacttctgatgaccacttgaaaGATAGATTGTTAGTGCATTAAAATCACAatcttcccaaacctgttcgtcataTTTAacacttgagattttgaaaatcagctatttaacaccagttgtcgaaaatcattttgaaaatttcaaaatttaagctaaaacacactaaaatctttttgaatttttttattgtaggatcgtattccgacccgaacgagtcgttcagaggagttttgatcagatacaggtgcggaaaacaagtatctaATTTAGAAACAGCcagcaaatcacttttaacacctTTTTGTATTGATATCTGAGAGATTACAGCCAAatttcacaccggcagcacctcggtatggaattacACAACTGTTactctgatttcgctcaagactACTATATATAGTActtgagatttcgctccaaggaccacatgtccacatgagcgaaatcaccaatgGTCGTATAAGCGAAATCACATCTATGTCCCTATAAGTGAAATCATCATCCAAGACATATAtgctatcctattttctcgtataacgtgccctaatctattcaattcaatgtaagactcgatacaagacgaagtcgacagatgcatgcaccaacagactccccctcagatgttgacgagtcgactatcgagtcatgacaatgttgtgtcttcactccttcagtcttgatcagtctctgggcttctctctctctatcttcatttctttctctttttcaccaacaaacttcttctattagatgttgacatctttaaattcatcatcatcaacatgccCTCCCCCTTAAATGTTGACTTttcctgcataaaactctaccacagacataagttttatgataaacatttaagcaaaTAGACACCATTTGTAACTATCTCAAACAAATATATtatcaaaacaacacactctcccagaccatctgttcatcatgtttagcacttggaattttgaaaatcagcttttcaatatttgtcgtcgaaaatctttatgaatttttcaaaatttatgctaaaacacaccgaaaatctttttggaattttgtgaaATAACCAAAATGAAATACAGTaaagtaaagaaatatttacagacaatatttttgtgagtttgcgtaagaggatcatatcagtttttgagacatatcactaacaccgttaagctttatttcattttaagttctaaacaattcacctagattgtcagtatactgatccacttaaattttcacacaaagttcaattgttccgagatactatgttaatgttttaagctcttgaacttatccctgtgtcccactacttgaatatactcccgtatccagatatcaatattcagtcttacaggtgagtataccacagataatatctgtaaaggggttatgtgcgagggccgtgagagctcaggtcgatacttccgtatacgcagagagatgacgcctttgacttttcggtgtgtcccctttagaggatctttttgtttcaacagcagcgactatcaattttattgtttcatcagcttgctgagggtgatgctatgtttcaagcatttgcaaaaagcattatccggggactaggtcattacttccatacaacagaattcccgggataataccccagatatcactgagcataaagacctagtatctcagaataagggacctttcaaacaagatttcaggggttacctatatatccaagaagttgttacgcacagaataagcaagtttgaaatttaggtttatatctcgtcacaatttactaagtgtgtaaaaacctaccaacacatccgtagtgagattgtttatcacatttttaactctccaattctttagcatgttgtgacagtccactgatgtactatcatttcctctttttacaacaaaactcatttttgattttatcatgtttttggctttttcaaattttctaatgttttgggattttctgaaatttttctactccccctaaaatgcaaacacattaaagaaaattgaaaacaaactgtacagaaatatgacaaccaatatcaaatcgcatcaagtcgccattcacttggcataaacaatcagaactccccctattgtaagtttgaaaaccgttttgatcatttcagttttaacacctcttattggaaattcctcatcagaatataatttgtccgaatcattcaaagtatatgccactttaaatgtttcatcattcaaattagattttgataacagaaattctttatcataaactcttttgccctgtttttcattttgacccggaATGCTGGACTCAGTCTTTGACTCTGaactagactccgactttgattcctcagtttcatcgttatccaacacatgatccaccactttcttcattaattgagatTGTTGGTCAGTGTTAGACGATGTAAAAGTGACATCAATACTGTCTGGCAAGTTGACTgaggactccgactcccactgtaagtttgtagcctttttgactctttcatcattggGATTTCTGGGCAAAAATACATTTTCCAGCgagggtggacacttgttgtaactgacaccttggtTCTTACCAGAATCCTTTTTGTTAGTTTTTTTCTTTGTGTCTTTCTTCTTTTCAGTCTTCTTCTCTGGAATCTTTTCTTCATTTTGATCTTCTGTCACTTCAtcctcttcaaatgccttcatgccttcaacagtcggatagatcctgtcaatgacataagaagtacatgagtaacttttcaacaaacgattcaCTCTATCAGTCTCAATCCTTTGTAATTCCAACTTttgttcaagagcagcacacttctcgatgtagttGTTCACAATTTTTTGCTTGATCAtgaacgctccctgaagtgtctgcATTGCTGTTGATTGCTCTTCATTGGATTCATTGTACATGTTCTTAGCTTTGttgagcacatcataagattcctttaacCTGTTCATATTGTTAAGCAATTCactatttttctttttcatgatCACACAGGTTTCACAATTCACATGAATCTCTTTTGCAATGACATCTTCACTGATCTTgaattttggaacttctttcacttttcttttgACCACCGGAGCTTCATCTTCACTGCTCACCtgtgtctttacctttttctttttcttcttggctttctCATCTTCGCTATCGCTTCCAgccatcatcttcagatgttCTGCCATCCTTCTTGCATGATATTCCctgtcatcatcactatcttcttcaactcgggcaacaaaagctgtgtgaacaGGAGTTtggtcaggaatataatcatcccaagtgaaattctcccagctaaacccttcaggtaacttttcGTCATCttaatcaatcacacatgctttagcATCAGATGAGATATATTTATCCTAGTTGAACCCTGTTGATGGCTTCTTTTattcttgattaaccacacatgctGTCTTCGAAGAATCAtcaatcacatttcttccatttgcagtttgtgcctgatgttgaTGCTGTTGAGGTGGTAGTTAAGCGACTTGATGGTAAATGGCTTTTCtgtaataatcattgttgttgttgaatggattttgagctccactagcttcgcgattcttgcactctcttttgaagtgtcctttttccctgcaacgaaaacaagtgactttagatttgtcaaaacctaaagta
Coding sequences:
- the LOC118490405 gene encoding transcription initiation factor TFIID subunit 3-like, whose translation is MAEHLKMMAGSDSEDEKAKKKKKKVKTQVSSEDEAPVVKRKVKEVPKFKISEDVIAKEIHVNCETCVIMKKKNSELLNNMNRLKESYDVLNKAKNMYNESNEEQSTAMQTLQGAFMIKQKIVNNYIEKCAALEQKLELQRIETDRVNRMKAFEEDEVTEDQNEEKIPEKKTEKKKDTKKKTNKKDSEKTSTSEGESLLVMKEKEKIEIEDAYSVKYFKKKKPKG